A single window of Pontibacillus chungwhensis DNA harbors:
- a CDS encoding alpha/beta hydrolase, whose translation MKKRIGWIVMAIVFIMIVGLGGAGNYFYGVAIDSGSRAVDLHGGEADVAKAASVIEEEQEKEEIVREWTEKQSFQPLEIKTDDGLSLKAVYLENEKPNGKTVILAHGYKGNKEQMPGITKFYYEEGYNVLKPDARGHGDSEGDYIGYGWDDRFDYKQWINLLIEEKGADSIILHGFSMGAATVLMTAGEELPSEVKGVIADSSYTAVNEELAHQMKNLYHIPSFPILQVTSLVTNIRAGYTFEEASVVNQVKKSKVPLFFIHGGDDELVPTEMANKLYKAAKGKKELWIVPGATHTEGYSVAEETYQEKITNFIEELSNK comes from the coding sequence ATGAAGAAACGAATTGGTTGGATTGTTATGGCCATCGTTTTTATTATGATTGTGGGTTTAGGAGGTGCAGGTAACTACTTTTATGGAGTCGCTATTGATAGTGGTAGTAGAGCGGTAGATTTGCACGGTGGTGAAGCTGACGTGGCTAAGGCTGCGAGTGTGATAGAAGAAGAGCAGGAGAAAGAAGAAATCGTGAGAGAATGGACGGAAAAGCAAAGCTTTCAACCCCTGGAGATAAAAACCGATGATGGCTTATCGCTTAAAGCTGTTTATTTAGAAAATGAGAAGCCTAACGGCAAAACCGTTATTCTTGCTCATGGGTACAAAGGCAATAAAGAGCAAATGCCAGGGATCACAAAGTTTTATTATGAGGAAGGTTACAATGTACTAAAGCCAGATGCCAGGGGACACGGGGATAGTGAGGGGGACTATATTGGATACGGATGGGATGATCGTTTTGATTATAAACAGTGGATCAATCTCCTTATAGAAGAAAAAGGGGCAGACTCTATTATTCTTCATGGTTTCTCGATGGGGGCGGCTACTGTCCTAATGACTGCGGGAGAAGAATTGCCGAGTGAAGTAAAGGGAGTTATTGCTGATAGTAGTTATACAGCCGTTAATGAAGAGTTAGCTCATCAGATGAAAAATCTTTATCATATCCCGTCATTTCCTATACTCCAGGTTACGAGTTTAGTTACAAATATAAGGGCAGGGTATACATTTGAAGAAGCTTCTGTCGTGAATCAGGTAAAAAAATCCAAAGTTCCATTATTCTTTATCCACGGAGGAGATGATGAACTAGTTCCGACAGAAATGGCCAATAAGTTGTATAAAGCAGCCAAAGGGAAGAAAGAGTTATGGATTGTACCAGGTGCAACGCATACCGAGGGATATTCAGTTGCTGAGGAGACCTATCAAGAGAAGATCACAAATTTCATAGAAGAGTTATCGAACAAATAA
- a CDS encoding carbonic anhydrase, translating to MSEKTFATVITCMDGRVQLPVNEWMQNQYNTPFIDTITAAGPEKVVLAGSASEVDSMKEKVTISCDAHGSEVLAVVGHHDCAGNPVGREQKVEEIKQAVEAVQAWDFPVQVIGLFVNENWEVETI from the coding sequence ATGTCAGAAAAAACATTTGCTACTGTTATTACATGTATGGATGGACGCGTTCAACTACCTGTAAACGAGTGGATGCAAAACCAATACAATACGCCTTTTATTGATACTATTACAGCAGCAGGACCAGAGAAAGTTGTCTTGGCTGGTTCGGCTTCAGAGGTGGACTCTATGAAAGAAAAGGTGACCATCTCTTGTGATGCTCATGGCTCTGAAGTTCTTGCGGTTGTTGGTCACCATGACTGTGCCGGAAACCCTGTCGGACGGGAACAGAAAGTAGAAGAAATTAAACAAGCAGTAGAAGCCGTTCAAGCTTGGGATTTCCCTGTACAAGTTATTGGATTATTTGTTAATGAAAACTGGGAAGTTGAAACTATCTAA
- a CDS encoding GNAT family N-acetyltransferase — protein sequence MVTLQPFTSSDFSRLMDWIPSPDLLVQWSGSQFSFPLSEDQLEDYIHGANQDGADRFIYKINEEGKTVGHISLGRIDYVNRSARIGKVFVHESMRGKGIAPQAVEKVLQLAFEDLNLHRVTLGVFHFNTSAIQCYKRVGFQTEGLLRDHRKVGEGYWSLYEMGILEHEWKEKGMKKSAQKS from the coding sequence TTGGTTACCCTACAGCCATTTACTTCATCAGACTTTTCACGGCTTATGGACTGGATTCCATCACCTGACTTATTGGTGCAGTGGAGCGGTTCACAATTTAGTTTCCCATTAAGTGAGGATCAGCTTGAAGACTATATTCATGGGGCGAATCAAGATGGAGCCGATCGATTTATATACAAGATTAATGAAGAGGGGAAAACAGTCGGTCATATTTCCTTAGGGCGAATAGATTACGTGAACCGCTCTGCACGAATTGGAAAGGTGTTTGTACATGAATCTATGAGAGGGAAAGGAATTGCTCCACAGGCAGTGGAGAAGGTGTTGCAACTAGCCTTTGAAGACCTTAACTTACATCGAGTCACTCTTGGCGTATTTCATTTCAATACTTCTGCGATCCAATGTTATAAGAGGGTAGGATTTCAGACGGAAGGTCTTTTACGAGATCATAGGAAAGTGGGAGAAGGGTATTGGAGCTTGTATGAAATGGGGATTTTAGAGCATGAGTGGAAAGAAAAGGGTATGAAAAAATCAGCCCAGAAGAGCTGA
- a CDS encoding BCCT family transporter, producing MTDETNRRTGLDWVAFIISGGFLLLFLVMSLVNDTLMGEWITSAFDFSVKFFGAFWQLLLLATFIVGVALALSKYGKVKLGNLNKPEYGIFRWVSMILCTLLAAGGVFWAAGEPLYHYLTTPPLFAEEGMTPAESVVPGLAQSFFHWGFTAWASLGTVTTIVLMYAHYHKGYPLKPRTMLYPMFGEKIFRKGSIVGSVADIVSIIAVAAGTIGPIGFLGLQVGYALQYLFDVPDTIFTQSVVIIFLVVIASISAATGVDKGIQLLSRINVGLALVLMVGMLILGPTFFIIDSFIGAEAFQIQNFVRMSLYRGDDGWLGYWTIFFWGWFIGFGPAMAMFISRISRGRSIRELIMAVAILAPLVSNFWFSAVGGSGLFYEMKTPGSISDALNNSGMPAAVMAIMEQVPFGTVMASGFLVVTIVFVATTADSMSYSVAVTLTGHAHPPRMLRVFWALLFGAIASTLLGIGESSIQTLQNFIVVTAVPVSILMLPPVWLAPKVAREMAVDQGIVSQETQTASETLKEETSS from the coding sequence ATGACTGACGAAACGAATAGGAGAACGGGGCTTGATTGGGTCGCATTTATCATTAGTGGAGGTTTTCTCTTACTATTTCTTGTAATGTCCCTTGTGAATGACACACTAATGGGGGAATGGATCACAAGTGCGTTCGACTTTTCTGTTAAATTCTTTGGAGCATTCTGGCAATTACTATTACTTGCTACTTTCATTGTTGGAGTGGCATTGGCACTATCGAAATATGGAAAAGTGAAACTTGGTAACTTGAATAAGCCTGAATACGGAATATTCCGTTGGGTATCGATGATTTTATGTACGTTATTAGCGGCAGGAGGTGTTTTCTGGGCAGCTGGAGAACCGTTGTACCATTATTTGACGACGCCTCCTCTGTTTGCAGAAGAAGGAATGACACCTGCAGAATCCGTAGTGCCTGGACTAGCTCAAAGCTTCTTCCACTGGGGATTCACTGCTTGGGCAAGTCTTGGGACGGTGACTACCATTGTACTTATGTACGCTCACTATCATAAAGGCTACCCTCTAAAACCTCGTACGATGCTTTATCCTATGTTTGGGGAAAAAATCTTCCGCAAAGGTAGTATCGTTGGTTCTGTAGCTGATATCGTATCTATTATTGCTGTAGCAGCGGGAACAATTGGACCGATTGGATTTTTAGGACTTCAGGTAGGCTATGCCCTGCAGTATTTATTTGATGTACCAGATACAATCTTTACCCAATCTGTCGTCATTATCTTTCTAGTAGTCATCGCTTCTATTTCAGCCGCTACTGGTGTAGATAAGGGTATTCAGCTGTTAAGTCGAATTAATGTAGGGTTAGCGTTAGTGCTAATGGTAGGGATGCTTATTTTAGGCCCTACGTTCTTTATCATTGACTCCTTTATTGGGGCTGAAGCATTTCAAATCCAAAACTTTGTACGCATGAGTCTTTACAGAGGGGATGACGGTTGGCTTGGTTACTGGACGATTTTCTTCTGGGGTTGGTTTATTGGATTTGGTCCTGCTATGGCTATGTTTATTAGCCGTATCTCAAGAGGTCGTTCTATAAGAGAATTAATAATGGCTGTGGCCATTCTAGCTCCGCTTGTAAGTAACTTTTGGTTCTCAGCCGTGGGCGGATCTGGTCTATTCTATGAAATGAAAACACCAGGATCTATCTCTGATGCTTTAAACAATTCAGGCATGCCCGCTGCTGTGATGGCAATTATGGAGCAAGTTCCATTTGGAACCGTAATGGCAAGTGGATTCCTAGTGGTTACCATCGTATTTGTGGCCACAACAGCTGACTCTATGTCTTATTCAGTGGCCGTAACGCTCACGGGTCACGCTCATCCACCACGGATGCTTCGCGTATTCTGGGCTCTATTATTCGGAGCCATCGCCTCAACGTTACTTGGAATAGGCGAGAGTAGTATTCAAACGCTCCAGAACTTTATCGTTGTAACAGCTGTACCGGTATCTATTCTTATGTTACCACCAGTATGGCTAGCTCCTAAGGTTGCGCGTGAAATGGCAGTAGACCAGGGGATTGTTTCCCAAGAAACCCAGACTGCTTCAGAAACATTAAAAGAAGAAACATCATCTTAA
- a CDS encoding SDR family oxidoreductase, whose protein sequence is MARTYFITGFPGFVSSNLIKKLVDIDHDARFELLVYRDQIQKAYHAIEDMVHYSKITIIEGDITKSELGIDEGTRRRLTEEVTHVFHLAAIYDLAVPEDIAHRVNVNGTRNVLDFILPFSSLKRFIYFSTAYVSGDRSGSIYEDELECGQAFKNYYEETKYEAEVMVHSYMNKLPITIIRPGVVMGHSKTGETAKFDGPYFMMRFLDKFARLPIPYIGGGEALINLVPIDYVVDATTFLAHDETAKSKVFHLTDPEPLTVREVYRLIAQTLVGKTPSYTLPSSFVSKTLSLSLIRKWVQVERETIDYFTLQAYYDSANTIKHLKGTGIVCPRLADYMTHEVDYYKKHRHEPEKLIKVN, encoded by the coding sequence ATGGCACGAACTTATTTTATTACAGGATTTCCTGGTTTTGTATCATCTAATTTGATTAAAAAGTTAGTTGATATAGACCATGATGCTCGCTTTGAATTATTAGTCTACCGTGACCAAATTCAAAAGGCCTATCATGCAATAGAGGATATGGTTCATTATTCGAAAATCACCATTATTGAAGGCGATATTACAAAGTCTGAACTAGGAATAGATGAAGGAACAAGAAGGAGGTTAACAGAAGAGGTCACACATGTTTTTCACCTTGCAGCTATATATGATCTCGCGGTCCCAGAAGATATTGCGCATAGAGTGAATGTGAACGGAACTAGAAATGTATTAGATTTTATTCTTCCGTTTTCTTCCTTGAAACGATTTATCTATTTTAGTACGGCTTATGTTTCAGGAGATCGGTCTGGTTCCATTTATGAGGACGAGTTAGAGTGTGGTCAAGCCTTTAAGAATTATTATGAAGAAACCAAATATGAAGCAGAAGTTATGGTTCATTCTTATATGAATAAGTTACCCATTACGATTATTCGTCCAGGAGTTGTGATGGGTCATTCAAAAACAGGGGAAACGGCTAAGTTCGATGGCCCCTACTTTATGATGCGGTTCTTAGACAAATTCGCAAGACTCCCCATTCCATATATAGGGGGAGGGGAAGCGCTTATAAATCTTGTCCCTATAGATTATGTGGTTGATGCGACAACTTTCCTTGCGCATGATGAGACTGCTAAGAGTAAAGTATTTCATTTAACAGACCCTGAGCCTTTGACTGTAAGGGAGGTTTATCGTTTAATCGCTCAAACGTTAGTCGGAAAAACCCCTTCCTATACACTCCCGTCTTCTTTCGTGTCTAAGACGCTTTCTTTATCTTTGATTCGCAAATGGGTGCAAGTGGAACGGGAAACGATTGACTACTTTACATTACAAGCCTATTACGATTCTGCAAATACTATAAAGCACTTAAAGGGAACGGGCATTGTTTGCCCGCGTCTAGCTGATTATATGACTCATGAAGTGGATTATTATAAGAAGCACAGGCATGAGCCCGAAAAACTTATAAAAGTCAATTGA
- a CDS encoding DUF1801 domain-containing protein, whose product MYELKTKPNDQSVIEFIEQVESVKKREDAYRLLDLFTETTGCEAKMWGDSIIGFGSYHYKYESGHEGDAPVVGFSPRKAKHSLYLAQGEPEREKLLEHLGKHKTGKACVYVNKLADIDIEVLQKLILNSITYIQDQYSTDMN is encoded by the coding sequence ATGTATGAACTAAAAACAAAACCGAATGATCAAAGCGTCATCGAATTTATAGAACAAGTGGAAAGTGTAAAGAAGCGTGAAGACGCATACCGGTTGCTTGACCTTTTCACCGAAACAACTGGATGTGAGGCGAAAATGTGGGGAGATTCCATTATTGGCTTTGGATCCTATCATTACAAGTATGAATCGGGGCATGAAGGAGACGCGCCTGTCGTAGGTTTCTCTCCAAGAAAAGCGAAGCATAGCCTTTATTTGGCACAAGGAGAACCTGAACGAGAGAAGCTATTGGAGCATTTAGGGAAACATAAAACAGGGAAAGCCTGCGTTTATGTAAATAAGCTCGCAGATATTGATATAGAAGTTTTGCAAAAGTTAATTCTAAATTCCATTACTTATATTCAGGATCAATACTCAACCGATATGAACTGA
- a CDS encoding glutathione peroxidase — MSVYNYSAIAMNGKEQSLEEYKGKVLLIVNTAGRCGFTYQYEDLQRLHERYKDKGLVILGFPCNQFDNQEPDENEKIQTNCLLNYGVSFPLFQKMDVRGEHAHPLFTYLSNQKAFEGFDKFHPVAKVLIPLLNEKHPEYLTDDYSIKWNFTKFLINTEGEVVQRFECTTDTIDMEQDIEEQLAQLTV, encoded by the coding sequence ATGAGCGTTTATAATTACTCAGCTATAGCGATGAACGGCAAAGAGCAATCCCTTGAAGAATATAAAGGAAAAGTGCTTTTAATCGTTAATACAGCAGGTCGATGCGGGTTTACATATCAATACGAGGACCTTCAACGTTTGCACGAGAGATACAAGGATAAAGGTCTTGTTATCTTAGGTTTTCCATGTAACCAGTTTGATAACCAAGAACCTGATGAGAACGAAAAGATTCAAACAAATTGTCTATTAAACTACGGCGTTTCATTCCCTCTCTTTCAGAAGATGGATGTAAGAGGAGAACACGCCCATCCACTCTTCACTTATTTATCTAATCAAAAAGCATTTGAAGGTTTCGACAAGTTTCACCCTGTGGCGAAAGTCCTCATTCCACTACTGAATGAGAAACACCCAGAATACCTCACAGATGACTACTCCATTAAATGGAATTTCACAAAGTTCTTAATCAATACGGAGGGAGAAGTGGTTCAACGCTTTGAATGCACCACGGATACGATTGACATGGAACAAGACATTGAAGAGCAACTCGCTCAGTTGACGGTTTAA
- a CDS encoding polyphosphate kinase 2 family protein, translating to MLESVDLSLQIDDKKQYKKELKQTQVELLQLQRMLVDHKLGVLIVCEGWDAAGKGGAIKRLTSGLDPRGFSVHPISAPSSNEKRHHYLKRFWTKVPAYGEIGIFDRSWYGRVLVERVEGFADYSEWNRAYHEINDFEKLLVQDQYIVIKLWFHISNEEQLRRFKEREADPLKQWKITKEDWRNREKWDQYVAAVEDMLDKTSTAETKWHVIEGEDKYYARVKTNRTIIKEIRARLHQLTPNQ from the coding sequence ATGCTTGAATCAGTTGACCTTTCTTTACAGATAGACGACAAAAAGCAATACAAGAAAGAGTTGAAACAAACCCAGGTGGAATTGCTTCAACTTCAACGGATGTTAGTAGATCATAAGCTTGGTGTGCTAATTGTATGTGAAGGATGGGATGCAGCAGGGAAAGGCGGAGCTATTAAAAGGTTAACCAGTGGCCTGGACCCGCGTGGTTTCTCTGTACATCCAATTAGTGCCCCTTCTTCAAATGAAAAGAGGCATCATTATTTAAAACGTTTCTGGACAAAGGTACCTGCTTACGGTGAGATCGGTATATTTGATCGATCCTGGTATGGAAGAGTATTGGTAGAAAGAGTGGAAGGCTTTGCGGATTATTCAGAATGGAATAGAGCCTATCATGAGATCAATGATTTTGAAAAGTTACTCGTTCAGGATCAATACATTGTGATTAAATTATGGTTTCACATCTCCAATGAAGAACAGCTAAGGCGATTTAAGGAAAGAGAGGCAGATCCATTAAAGCAATGGAAGATTACAAAGGAAGACTGGAGAAACCGGGAGAAGTGGGATCAATACGTGGCAGCGGTAGAAGATATGCTTGATAAAACATCTACTGCTGAAACAAAATGGCATGTGATTGAAGGGGAAGACAAATATTATGCAAGGGTCAAAACGAATAGAACTATTATAAAAGAGATTCGAGCTAGGTTACATCAATTGACTCCAAATCAATAG
- a CDS encoding ABC-F family ATP-binding cassette domain-containing protein, producing MSLLTVKNLSHGFGDRAIFEDVSFRLLKGEHIGLIGANGEGKSTFMNIITGKLEPDAGKVTWSKRVRVGYLDQHADLSQGMSIRDVLRTAFQYLFDIETEMNGLFAKMGEVEPEELEQLLEETGRMQDELTNNDFYTIDAKVEEVANGLGLDDIGLERDVNDLSGGQRTKVLLAKLLLEKPDILLLDEPTNYLDVEHIEWLRTFLQNYENAFILISHDIPFLNSVVNLIYHMENQELTRYPGDYDEFLRVYEMKKQQVEAAYKKQQKEIANLKDFVARNKANAATSKMAMSRQKKLDKMDVIELDSEKPKPSFNFKQARTPGKYLFETKDLVIGYDEPLSRPLNLEMERNQKIALSGANGIGKTTLLKSILGEIQPVSGSVELGDHLHIGYFEQELKEESNNTCIEEIWEEFRHLTQYEVRSSLAKCGLTQKHIESKVKVLSGGEKAKVRLCKLINKETNLLVLDEPTNHLDVDAKAELKRALKDYKGSVLIISHEPDFYQDIVTDVWNCEDWTTKVF from the coding sequence ATGAGCTTACTCACAGTAAAGAACTTAAGTCACGGCTTTGGGGATCGTGCGATCTTCGAGGACGTTTCTTTTCGTTTGTTAAAAGGAGAACACATTGGACTTATCGGAGCCAACGGTGAAGGTAAGTCTACTTTTATGAATATTATTACAGGTAAATTAGAGCCTGACGCGGGGAAAGTTACTTGGTCAAAGCGAGTGCGAGTTGGGTATTTAGATCAACACGCAGACTTGAGCCAAGGTATGTCGATCCGTGATGTTTTACGAACAGCGTTCCAATATTTATTTGATATTGAAACTGAAATGAATGGTTTATTTGCCAAAATGGGTGAGGTAGAGCCAGAGGAACTTGAACAGTTGCTTGAAGAGACGGGACGAATGCAAGATGAATTAACAAACAATGACTTCTACACCATTGATGCCAAAGTAGAAGAAGTCGCAAACGGTCTTGGCCTGGATGATATTGGCTTAGAACGAGATGTGAACGATTTAAGCGGGGGACAGCGCACTAAGGTACTACTCGCTAAGCTACTTCTTGAAAAGCCAGATATCCTGCTACTCGACGAACCAACAAACTACTTGGACGTAGAACACATTGAGTGGTTGCGTACGTTCCTTCAAAATTACGAGAACGCCTTTATCTTAATCTCACACGATATCCCATTCTTAAATAGCGTTGTAAACTTGATTTATCATATGGAAAACCAAGAGCTTACAAGGTACCCTGGCGACTATGATGAATTCTTACGTGTATATGAAATGAAGAAGCAACAAGTTGAGGCTGCCTATAAAAAACAGCAAAAAGAAATTGCCAACTTAAAAGATTTCGTGGCACGTAACAAGGCTAATGCTGCTACAAGTAAAATGGCGATGTCTCGTCAGAAGAAGCTTGATAAAATGGACGTCATTGAACTGGATTCTGAAAAGCCAAAACCAAGTTTCAATTTTAAACAAGCCCGTACACCAGGCAAATATTTATTTGAAACGAAGGATCTTGTCATTGGGTACGATGAACCCCTCTCAAGACCATTGAACTTAGAGATGGAACGTAATCAAAAGATTGCCCTTTCAGGTGCAAACGGAATTGGTAAGACAACCCTGCTTAAAAGTATATTAGGAGAAATTCAGCCTGTCTCAGGTTCTGTTGAGCTTGGCGATCATCTCCATATCGGGTACTTTGAACAAGAGTTGAAAGAAGAAAGTAATAATACCTGTATAGAAGAAATCTGGGAAGAATTTCGTCATCTTACACAGTACGAAGTTCGTTCCTCCCTTGCAAAGTGTGGCTTAACGCAAAAGCACATCGAAAGTAAAGTGAAAGTATTAAGTGGTGGCGAGAAGGCCAAAGTTCGTTTATGTAAGCTAATTAACAAAGAAACAAACCTGCTTGTCCTAGACGAACCGACCAACCACCTTGATGTGGATGCGAAAGCAGAACTAAAGCGAGCGCTTAAAGATTATAAAGGAAGCGTCTTAATCATCTCACACGAACCTGACTTCTACCAGGATATCGTAACGGATGTATGGAACTGCGAAGACTGGACAACAAAAGTATTCTAA
- a CDS encoding short-chain fatty acid transporter gives MKRAIDFSNRLMQRYLPDPFVFVIILTLVVFLLGMGVTGSTPVEMVQYWGEGFWNLLTFSMQMVLVLVTGFVLASSPLFKRILSGLASKPNSPGQAIVFVTLVSLLASWVNWGFGLVIGALFAKELAKQVENVDYRLLIASAYSGFLVWHGGLAGSIPLTIATPDHFSQGIIGIIQTDETIFSVFNLAIVGSLFIVLPILNYRMMPEKEERVVIDRSLLDEGKDYQAATLDKEEMTPADRLEHSKILAIITGVLGLAFLIYYFVSNGFQLNLNIVNFGFLFLGILFHGTPKAFIESVKEAVSGASGIIIQFPFYAGIMGMMVASGFAQEMSSWFVNISTEFTFPFFAFISAGIVNFFVPSGGGQWAVQAPIMLEAAKELGVSIPKTAMAVAWGDAWTNMIQPFWALPALAIAGLKAKDIMGFCLIVLIISGIFISLGLLLL, from the coding sequence ATGAAACGAGCAATTGATTTTTCGAATAGGCTCATGCAAAGATATTTGCCAGACCCATTTGTGTTTGTCATTATTCTTACACTCGTTGTATTTTTACTAGGTATGGGAGTTACGGGGAGTACTCCTGTCGAAATGGTTCAATATTGGGGAGAAGGATTTTGGAATTTATTAACCTTTTCCATGCAAATGGTGTTAGTTCTTGTCACGGGGTTTGTGTTGGCAAGCAGTCCGTTATTTAAAAGGATCCTGAGTGGTCTTGCATCAAAACCAAATTCACCTGGCCAAGCAATCGTATTTGTCACCCTTGTATCCTTATTAGCAAGTTGGGTGAACTGGGGATTTGGTCTTGTTATTGGGGCATTATTTGCGAAAGAATTAGCCAAGCAAGTGGAGAATGTTGATTATCGTTTGCTTATTGCAAGTGCTTACTCAGGCTTCCTTGTGTGGCATGGAGGATTAGCAGGATCCATTCCATTAACGATTGCTACCCCGGATCATTTCTCGCAAGGTATCATAGGAATTATACAAACGGATGAAACCATTTTCTCCGTATTTAATTTGGCGATAGTTGGCTCATTATTTATTGTATTACCTATACTTAATTACCGTATGATGCCAGAGAAAGAGGAGAGAGTCGTTATTGATCGCTCTTTGTTAGACGAAGGCAAAGATTATCAAGCGGCTACACTCGATAAAGAAGAAATGACCCCAGCTGATCGTCTAGAGCATAGTAAGATCCTTGCTATAATAACTGGTGTTCTGGGGCTGGCATTTCTCATTTATTATTTTGTCAGCAACGGATTTCAACTCAACTTGAATATTGTAAACTTTGGTTTCTTGTTCCTTGGTATTCTGTTTCATGGAACGCCTAAAGCCTTTATTGAATCTGTGAAGGAAGCTGTAAGTGGAGCTAGTGGAATTATCATTCAGTTCCCATTCTATGCGGGAATTATGGGGATGATGGTGGCTTCTGGTTTCGCGCAAGAAATGTCCTCGTGGTTTGTGAACATTTCAACTGAATTTACATTTCCTTTCTTCGCCTTTATTAGCGCTGGAATTGTAAACTTCTTTGTGCCTTCAGGTGGTGGACAATGGGCGGTGCAAGCTCCTATTATGCTTGAAGCTGCCAAAGAACTAGGTGTCTCCATTCCTAAAACCGCAATGGCAGTAGCATGGGGAGATGCCTGGACCAATATGATTCAACCCTTCTGGGCATTACCTGCCTTAGCTATCGCGGGTTTAAAAGCTAAAGATATCATGGGCTTTTGTTTAATTGTCCTCATCATAAGCGGTATATTTATCTCCCTAGGCTTATTGTTATTGTAA
- a CDS encoding M15 family metallopeptidase: MESTKDVFQPIKKKDVSMPTDLHPKVEEAKNTLVNRAEDKGISVVITDGHRSIERQNELYAQGRTDNGSVVTHADGGESYHNYGLAIDFALRTKSGDVVWDTSRDGNGNGKADWMEVVAIAKDLGFEWGGDWSSFKDYPHLQMDFGLSIRELKYGKRPEVENKERKESKESESS; the protein is encoded by the coding sequence GTGGAAAGCACGAAGGATGTTTTTCAACCTATAAAGAAGAAGGATGTGTCTATGCCTACGGATCTGCATCCTAAAGTAGAAGAAGCTAAAAATACATTAGTAAATAGAGCTGAAGATAAAGGGATTTCTGTAGTGATTACCGATGGCCATCGATCAATCGAAAGACAGAATGAATTATATGCGCAAGGCCGAACAGATAATGGATCTGTCGTAACCCATGCGGATGGCGGGGAATCTTATCATAATTATGGACTTGCTATTGACTTTGCCTTACGCACCAAGAGCGGAGATGTCGTATGGGATACAAGCCGTGATGGAAATGGGAACGGAAAAGCAGATTGGATGGAAGTGGTCGCAATTGCTAAGGACTTAGGGTTCGAGTGGGGAGGAGATTGGAGCTCCTTTAAGGATTACCCTCATCTCCAAATGGATTTTGGATTATCGATTCGTGAATTGAAGTATGGAAAAAGGCCAGAAGTAGAAAACAAGGAAAGAAAAGAGTCAAAGGAGAGCGAATCGTCCTAA
- a CDS encoding carbohydrate ABC transporter permease — protein sequence MRTQLGFLLRLMYPTIPKGLFEASCIDGSNNWKMYTSIALPLSLPSLSATAIFLFVMHWNDLLYPLLFITKDEYKTLPLGLLEFQGQYMTNFPMLFTGVMIASAPMIIAYVFLQRYFIAGMTAGSVKG from the coding sequence ATGAGAACCCAATTGGGTTTCCTTCTGCGTTTGATGTATCCAACCATTCCAAAAGGATTGTTTGAAGCAAGCTGTATTGACGGATCCAACAATTGGAAAATGTACACAAGCATTGCTCTCCCTTTATCTCTTCCATCTCTATCAGCGACGGCTATTTTCTTATTCGTGATGCATTGGAACGATTTATTGTATCCTTTGTTATTTATTACGAAAGACGAATACAAAACATTGCCTCTAGGCCTTCTAGAGTTTCAAGGGCAATACATGACGAATTTCCCAATGCTCTTCACAGGGGTGATGATCGCTTCCGCTCCTATGATTATTGCCTACGTGTTCTTGCAACGCTATTTTATCGCTGGCATGACTGCCGGATCTGTTAAAGGGTAA
- a CDS encoding PaaI family thioesterase, whose amino-acid sequence MSSDVLHAIQDCYPDDFSWCYGCGRLNELGHQFRTGWNGDQTVTIYTPKAEHTAIPGFVYGGLIASLIDCHGTGSASLALHRKNGHEPGDGEEAPRFVTASLQVNFQKPTPQGQPLKAMGTIEEIHPKKFAIHVEVFSGDVCCATGKVVAAKMPESFGQST is encoded by the coding sequence ATGAGTTCAGATGTATTGCATGCGATTCAGGATTGCTATCCTGATGACTTTTCCTGGTGTTATGGGTGTGGAAGGCTAAATGAGTTGGGGCATCAGTTTCGGACAGGCTGGAATGGAGATCAGACCGTAACCATATATACACCAAAGGCTGAGCATACAGCCATTCCGGGCTTTGTCTATGGAGGTCTGATTGCTTCCTTAATCGATTGTCATGGTACAGGTTCTGCCTCACTAGCCTTACATAGAAAAAATGGACACGAGCCAGGTGATGGGGAAGAAGCCCCTAGGTTTGTAACCGCATCCCTTCAAGTGAATTTCCAAAAGCCAACCCCACAAGGTCAACCTTTAAAGGCAATGGGCACCATTGAAGAAATTCATCCAAAGAAATTTGCCATTCATGTTGAAGTATTCTCTGGTGACGTATGCTGTGCTACTGGTAAAGTAGTGGCTGCGAAAATGCCAGAATCATTTGGCCAATCAACATAG